In a single window of the Bactrocera dorsalis isolate Fly_Bdor chromosome 2, ASM2337382v1, whole genome shotgun sequence genome:
- the LOC105223342 gene encoding E3 ubiquitin-protein ligase HRD1 — translation MQILLSSVCLALTSIVIGNAYYQKKQFYPAVVYITKSNASMAVIYIQFFVIVFMFGKLLRKIFLGTLRAAEFEHLLERFWYALTETCLAFTVFRDDFNPRFVALFTVLLFLKSFHWLAEERVDFMERSPVLGWLFHIRVASLLGVLGILDYFLLMHAYNSTLVRGPTVQLVFGFEYAILLTVVASTAIKYVLHAAEMRTDVPWENKAVFLLYTELVIGLIKVILYVLFVFIMAKIYALPMFVFRPMFFTIRNFKKALIDVIMSRRAIRNMNTLYPDATPEELRLSDNICIICREDMINHSKKLPCGHIFHTTCLRSWFQRQQTCPTCRLNILRTPNANSTAIPRPEEGVGGGAAGQGAAAAATPAPVAAAAPIRNQANGAEIPRVDGAAPPNAASVPGLFENMGIGNAGSNNLPGGLPSIPTTAAPPNFPTLPLPPPFMIPPPFPFIAPYAVPPPPMPSDLSTLSDEELKLLEGNERRNVEERIKLLRNIELMLNAAGILMNNYQIITARLQTTVPLPTETVASSNNTTNNTINNTNERPSTSAAAAAALAENQLHTSGTSNVASVAKPTVLTESSTHPPLQKHGDVTIEDLGGEEHEYGVTQGGDAAQVSASSSVHTSGIEICTDDKTTSVTAEQPENTELSELRKRRLKFLEENSKMSTPTTTTENTSSD, via the exons ATGCAAATATTACTTTCGTCCGTATGTCTGGCGTTGACGAGCATCGTCATCGGGAACGCCTACTACCAGAAGAAACAATTTTATCCTGCGGTTGTGTACATCACCAAATCTAATGCATCTATGGCC gttATTTATATACAGTTTTTCGTTATAGTTTTCATGTTTGGAAAGTTATTGCGCAAG ATTTTCCTGGGTACATTACGAGCAGCTGAGTTTGAACATCTATTGGAACGATTTTGGTATGCCCTGACAGAAACATGCCTTGCATTCACTGTATTCCGCGATGATTTCAATCCGCGTTTTGTAGCACTGTTTACAGTTTTATTGTTTCTGAAATCATTCCATTGGTTGGCGGAAGAACGCGTTGACTTT aTGGAGCGATCACCTGTACTTGGTTGGCTATTTCATATACGCGTAGCAAGTCTTCTCGGAGTACTGGGCATTTTAGATTACTTTTTGCTCATGCACGCCTATAATTCCACTCTAGTTCGTGGACCAACAGTGCAGTTAGTTTTTGGCTTTGAATATGCAATATTGCTAACTGTAGTTGCGAGTACGGCTATCAAATATGTGTTACATGCTGCTGAAATGCGAACCGATGTACCATGGGAAAATAAAGCCGTATTTTTGCTCTACACTGAATTGGTGATTGGCTTGATCAAAGTAATTCTCTATGTATTGTTCGTGTTTATAATGGCCAAAATATACGCATTACCGATGTTTGTATTCCGCCCAATGTTCTTTACGATTAGAAATTTCAAGAAAGCACTAATCGATGTCATTATGTCAAGACGCGCTATACGAAACATGAACACACTTTATCCTGACGCTACTCCTGAGGAACTACGACTTTCAgataacatatgtataatctGCAG aGAAGACATGATTAATCACTCAAAAAAGTTGCCTTGCGGTCATATTTTCCATACCACTTGTTTACGTTCGTGGTTTCAACGTCAACAAACATGCCCAACATGTCGTTTAAATATATTACGAACACCTAATGCTAATTCTACAGCTATTCCAAGACCAGAGGAGGGGGTGGGTGGTGGAGCTGCGGGTCAAGGTGCTGCAGCTGCTGCAACGCCTGCTCCTGTCGCTGCTGCTGCTCCCATACGAAATCAGGCAAACGGTGCTGAGATACCACGAGTTGATGGTGCAGCACCACCCAATGCTGCGAGTGTCCCAGGGTTGTTTGAAAACATGGGCATTGGCAATGCTGGTTCAAATAATTTGCCTGGTGGACTGCCGTCGATTCCTACGACAGCAGCACCACCCAATTTCCCAACTTTGCCGTTGCCTCCGCCATTCATGATACCGCCTCCATTTCCATTTATTGCACCATATGCTGTACCACCACCACCTATGCCATCGGATCTAAGTACTTTGAGCGatgaagaattaaaattattagaagGAAATGAACGCCGTAATGTTGAAGAACGTATCAAG CTACTACGAAATATTGAGTTAATGCTGAATGCTGCAGGAATACTGATGAATAACTACCAAATAATTACTGCTCGTTTGCAAACGACAGTACCATTACCAACCGAAACTGTAGCGTCTTCGAACAACACCAccaataatacaataaataatacaaacgAAAGACCCAGTACATCAGCGGCTGCTGCTGCAGCGCTTGCTGAAAATCAGTTGCATACGTCTGGTACCAGTAATGTTGCATCAGTAGCGAAACCAACAGTTCTTACAGAAAGTTCAACACATCCTCCATTGCAAAAACATGGTGATGTGACAATTGAAGATTTAGGCGGTGAAGAACATGAATACGGTGTAACGCAAGGTGGTGATGCAGCACAAGTATCAGCATCATCATCGGTGCATACGTCGGGTATTGAGATCTGTACTGATGACAAAACCACCAGCGTTACAGCTGAACAACCCGAGAATACCGAGCTCAGTGAACTGAGAAAACGACGTTTAAAATTCCTTGAAGAAAACAGCAAAATgtcaacgccaacaacaactacgGAAAACACTTCAAGCGATTAG
- the LOC105223338 gene encoding nucleolar protein 6: MAKTKRKLGEELYNDSAEDSMIENGTSDEDNESDDGSPEQNEGNEPSEKKLKKMQKKKTQQDKSKVAPNTNNSNASQVKLKKPTGEKVKPPTLEEINELKETRNLFHSNLFRLQVKEMLAEVKIKDKYTNYINNWLERFKQFLNELQDQSEKEDMNNQEWLKKSQIKLPISLHNLHVEQQKVFQFQFIKSKVSPYLIGAAATQSILGPKLNVDISILMPEECFQKENYLNLIYDQKRAYYLTYIANKLINSRVFGKELTTDKLKFSYYNNNPLKPILDITPTPLTDDNVKTNIANKLSLRLFIAAEESAFKLNRFVPWNNNVRANIFGDDTDESIPLATPNYNAGVLFDLTMQRNQQLLHGIFDERKNFQEGLILLKVWLRQREFDLGFNGFSSHLLAMFIAYLYKQRKLHMNMSSYQVARTVWNQLAYSAWDEDGKGISLSDNSTDLANQPTLEQFHTYYDVVFVDVTGFFNIAANLNAEIYRRVRLEAKLAVDMLNDMKINSFHMLFMKKIPLYSQFDNILKINKRDIVEQILEMHVKPADKYNFAGYAYPMLLKVIVGLLSKGLGERVRALVPIEKLVDAWSCTKNPPDCARYCHLGIVLNPEKAFEVLDKGPETIAEGANEFRKFWGDKAQLRRFQDGSITESVVWAATSDSLWKRRLVVRSIVTHLLQHHFQLENNDFEYIAGELDISYRLTPIFRTDKMPENFKVEQDVDAEDTSLNVIRCFDDLARKLHALNDLPLEIVSIAGISPVFRYSEPVPILPQARMIGEQMYAMQVQRGVIQLGQSGKWPSELGALRALKMAFYIQIANLLREKYHLKTKVTYDGLLVLKQGYCFAIEMSHPKEVALLKKEKSERGLTQYVDCEASIALEKRHYILPKVTGALHALYQLHNSFGGTVMIAKRWLSTQFLDDGLWPEECTELLIAAQFLRTPTQKNPSSPQTGFIRFLQLLAGTDWRNELFLLNFNNAMDENTVADLEHRFSTERDTFPPLCIATSFDQNHLGNLWTSACKPNINVLARVTLLARHALDIIENALLSTKPFIKPGQIFIAPNNGYDFVIQLKPDLVSNSWAHEFGSSFTARTRPNWRLPLADSNFLQNTMEKLRDAYSDFAAFFYNPHGGKEIALIWKPDISKERDFKVNEMNGCALSSENSGKVFVKKEILMEDLKFILKDMYLRIGTVDEVLTASRTTLPTISKDTSTTSIERFQYNTGEKRYFTNSPVEVSEVVTKEVKKESKDLKMNTMKNISKNKSAKSLKVNGLATKSKNINKKGKTKNLKTKKSLISDVATSKKH; the protein is encoded by the exons atggcgaaaactaaaagaaaattaGGAGAGGAG cTGTATAATGATTCTGCAGAGGACTCCATGATTGAAAATGGCACTAGCGATGAAGATAATGAAAGTGATGATGGTTCCCCGGAACAGAACGAAGGCAATGAACcatctgaaaaaaagttgaaaaagatGCAAAAGAAGAAAACGCAACAAGACAAATCAAAAGTTGCCCCCAACACAAACAATAGTAATGCTAGCCaagtaaagttaaaaaaaccCACTGGTGAAAAAGTGAAACCACCAACACTTGAGGAGATTAATGAGCTGAAGGAAACGCGTAATCTATTCCATTCGAATCTATTTAGGCTACAAGTGAAGGAAATGTTGGCGGAAGTAAAAATTAAGGACAAGTACACCAACTATATCAACAATTGGCTGGAACGTTTTAAGCAGTTTCTGAACGAACTACAAGATCAATCGGAGAAAGAGGATATGAACAACCAGGAGTGGTTGAAGAAAAGCCAAATAAAACTTCCTATTTCGCTACATAATTTACATGTGGAACAACAAAAAgtctttcaatttcaatttatcaAATCCAAAGTATCGCCATACCTTATAGGTGCAGCCGCTACTCAGTCAATACTCGGCCCCAAATTAAACGTTGATATCAGTATTCTAATGCCGGAAGAATGTTTCCAGAAAGAGAATtatcttaatttaatatatgaCCAAAAGCGTGCATATTATTTAACTtacattgcaaataaattaattaacagCCGCGTATTCGGTAAAGAACTGACAACAGACAAATTGAAATTTAGCTACTATAATAACAATCCACTTAAACCAATATTGGATATAACGCCCACACCATTAACCGATGACAATGTGAAAACGAATATTGCAAATAAGCTTAGTCTCCGCCTATTTATAGCAGCGGAAGAGAGCGCTTTCAAGTTAAACCGTTTCGTACCATGGAATAATAATGTGCGCGCCAACATTTTCGGTGATGATACTGATGAATCCATTCCACTGGCTACGCCAAATTACAACGCTGGAGTATTATTCGATCTCACTATGCAGAGAAATCAACAATTACTGCATGGCATTTTTGATGAGCGAAAGAATTTTCAAGAAGGTTTAATTTTGCTGAAGGTTTGGTTACGGCAGCGTGAATTCGATTTGGGTTTCAATGGATTTTCATCACATTTGCTAGCCATGTTCATTGCTTACCTTTACAAACAACGTAAATTACATATGAACATGAGCAGCTACCAGGTGGCACGTACAGTTTGGAACCAATTAG CGTACAGTGCTTGGGATGAGGATGGCAAGGGTATTTCACTGTCCGATAACTCTACAGATCTCGCTAACCAACCTACTCTGGAGCAATTCCATACATACTACGACGTGGTCTTCGTAGATGTTACTGGCTTTTTTAATATCGCCGCAAATCTAAATGCCGAGATTTATCGTCGTGTGCGTCTAGAAGCTAAATTAGCGGTTGATATGTTGAAcgatatgaaaataaatagctTTCACATGCTGTTCATGAAGAAAATTCCACTCTACAGCCAGTTCGACAATATACTTAA AATAAACAAAAGGGATATTGTTGAGCAAATCTTAGAAATGCATGTCAAACCTGCTGATAAGTACAATTTCGCTGGCTACGCATATCCTATGCTGTTGAAGGTTATAGTTGG GCTCCTTAGTAAAGGACTCGGTGAACGTGTACGCGCTTTAGTACCGATCGAAAAGTTGGTTGATGCTTGGAGTTGCACAAAAAACCCGCCAGATTGCGCGCGTTACTGTCATCTCGGCATTGTTCTTAATCCGGAAAAAGCGTTCGAAGTCTTAGACAAAGGTCCTGAAACAATCGCTGAGGGTGCTAACGAATTTCGCAAATTTTGGGGTGACAAAGCGCAATTACGACGCTTTCAGGACGGTAGTATTACCGAATCCGTGGTGTGGGCTGCAACTAGCGACAGCCTGTGGAAGCGACGTTTGGTTGTTCGTTCAATCGTTACTCATCTATTACAACATcattttcaattagaaaataatGATTTCGAATATATTGCTGGTGAATTGGATATTTCCTACCGTTTGACACCGATTTTCCGTACGGATAAAATgcctgaaaattttaaagtagaACAGGATGTCGATGCAGAGGACACTTCACTCAATGTAATACGTTGTTTTGACGATTTGGCACGCAAGCTACATGCGCTGAATGACCTTCCGCTTGAGATTGTCTCCATTGCTGGCATATCGCCCGTGTTTCGCTACAGTGAACCTGTGCCAATTCTACCACAAGCGCGCATGATAGGCGAGCAAATGTATGCTATGCAAGTGCAACGTGGTGTTATACAATTAG GTCAGAGTGGTAAATGGCCTAGTGAGTTAGGTGCCCTGCGTGCACTAAAAATGGCATTTTACATACAAATAGCTAATTTATTGCGGGAGAAATATCATCTAAAAACTAAAGTGACTTACGATGGCCTTTTAGTACTTAAACAAGGCTATTGTTTTGCTATCGAAATGTCACATCCCAAGGAGGTGGCTCTACTGAAGAAGGAGAAAAGTGAACGGGGCTTAACACAGTATGTTGATTGTGAGGCCAGTATTGCCTTAGAGAAACGACATTATATTCTGCCTAAAGTAACGGGTGCGCTACATGCCTTATATCAGTTACATAACAGTTTTGGTGGCACAGTAATGATCGCGAAACGTTGGCTGAGTACACAATTCCTAGATGATGGTCTGTGGCCAGAAGAATGTACTGAATTGCTGATTGCCGCACAGTTTCTAAGAACACCTACACAAAAAAATCCCAGTTCGCCCCAAACAGGTTTCATAAGATTTCTGCAATTGCTGGCTGGCACTGATTGGCGCAACGAGTTGTTCTTATTGAACTTTAATAATGCAATGGATG AAAATACTGTAGCTGATTTGGAGCATCGCTTTAGCACAGAACGTGATACATTCCCGCCACTTTGTATAGCAACCTCGTTCGATCAAAACCATTTGGGTAATTTATGGACATCAGCATGTAAACCGAACATTAATGTACTCGCTCGTGTTACGCTATTGGCGCGCCACGCTTTGGATATAATTGAAAACGCGTTGCTCTCGACTAAACCTTTTATAAAACCTGGCCAAATTTTCATAGCGCCCAATAACGGTTACGATTTCGTAATCCAATTAAAACCAGATTTGGTATCTAACTCATGGGCGCATGAATTCGGTTCATCATTTACGGCGCGTACAAGACCAAATTGGCGCCTGCCTTTAGCAGATagcaattttttgcaaaacacGATGGAAAAGCTTCGG GACGCATATTCGGACTTCGCCGCTTTCTTCTACAACCCCCATGGTGGCAAGGAAATAGCGTTAATCTGGAAGCCTGATATATCTAAGGAAAGAGATTTCAAAGTGAACGAAATGAATGGTTGTGCATTAAGCAGTGAAAATAGTGGCaaagtttttgttaaaaaagaaatcttaatggaggatttgaaatttataCTAAAAGATATGTATCTAAGAATCGGTACAGTAGACGAAGTGTTGACTGCTTCGCGTACTACACTACCTACTATTAGTAAGGACACTAGCACAACTAGCATTGAGCGTTTTCAATACAATACGGGAGAGAAACGCTACTTTACCAATTCGCCGGTGGAGGTGTCAGAAGTAGTGACCAAAGAAGTGAAAAAAGAATCGAAAGACCTGAAAATGAAtactatgaaaaatatttcgaaaaataagtcagcaaaaagtttaaaagtaaACGGTTTGGCGACAAAGTCAAagaatattaacaaaaaaggaaaaacaaaaaacttaaaaacaaaaaaatcgctaATTTCCGATGTTGCGACAagcaaaaaacattaa
- the LOC105223340 gene encoding aurora kinase C: MYRKPISALNGKENHLQAIKPLPPPPQKQHNTKNTLNENMKGVSPIAMPRPMPSNRAGNLLGGLPASRTTQVTSTAVTQKKLLTNNNSVRSITGPLVSSTTKHISQQVVAPAATVSMTKPSASVVSTSSNNKVASNHTKTEKEKSNFEPNANSTEVPPKTVAKVEDKDSKDESNKAENEKTGECNKKEKKSWSLSNFDIGRPLGRGKFGNVYLAREKESKFVVALKVLFKKQIHESNVEHQVRREIEIQSHLRHPHILRLYGYFHDDARIYLILEYAPKGTLFKELQSQPLKRFNEPTSAIYIRSLASALQYLHERDVIHRDIKPENLLLGHKGDLKIADFGWSVHEPNSMRTTLCGTLDYLPPEMVQGKPHTKNVDLWSLGVLCYELIVGRAPFLATDYDETYKKIIKVDYKLPEFVSRAAAHFISKLLVLNPQQRLPLDQVFLHPWVAAHIK, encoded by the exons ATGTATAGAAAGCCAATTAGTGCTTTAAATGGCAAGGAGAACCATTTGCAGGCGATAAAACCGCTTCCTCCGCCACCGCAGAAACAGCATAATACGAAAAAT acATTAAACGAAAATATGAAAGGTGTATCCCCAATTGCTATGCCAAGACCAATGCCTTCCAATAGAGCTGGAAATTTGTTAGGAGGTCTACCTGCTTCAAGAACAACTCAAGTTACATCAACTGCTGTCACGCAGAAGAAATTATTAACAAACAACAATTCTGTTCGCTCAATAACAGGACCTTTGGTCTCATCGACCACGAAACACATCAGCCAACAAGTCGTTGCACCTGCAGCTACAGTATCCATGACAAAACCTAGCGCCTCTGTCGTCTCAACTTCATCTAACAATAAGGTTGCAAGTAATCATAcgaaaacagaaaaagaaaaatccaATTTCGAACCAAATGCAAACTCAACAGAAGTACCACCGAAAACTGTTGCGAAAGTAGAAGACAAAGATTCGAAAGATGAATCAAATAAAGCCGAAAACGAAAAGACTGGTGAGTGTaacaaaaaggaaaagaaatcaTGGTCATTGAGCAATTTCGATATTGGAAGACCACTTGGACGAGGCAAATTCGGTAATGTATATCTTGCACGCGAAAAAGAAtcgaaatttgttgttgcactcaAAGTGTTATTTAAAAAGCAGATACATGAGTCAAACGTAGAACATCAAGTAAGGCGGGAAATTGAAATACAATCACATTTAAGACACCCACATATACTGCGTTTATACGGTTATTTTCACGATGATGCACGCATTTATCTAATATTAGAATATGCGCCCAAGGGAACACTTTTCAAGGAATTACAATCACAGCCATTGAAACGTTTTAATGAACCGACCTCAGCAATTTATATACGGTCTCTAGCATCAGCATTGCAGTATCTACATGAGCGTGATGTTATACATCGCGATATCAAACCGGAAAATTTATTGTTGGGACATAAAGGTGATTTGAAAATAGCAGATTTTGGATGGTCAGTGCACGAGCCGAACTCTATGCGCACAACATTATGCGGCACACTTGATTATTTGCCACCTGAAATGGTGCAAGGCAAGCCACATACTAAAAATGTAGATCTTTGGAGCTTAGGAGTTCTATGTTACGAACTGATTGTGGGTCGTGCGCCATTCCTTGCTACCGACTATGACGagacatataaaaaaatcattaaagttgATTACAAATTACCGGAATTTGTTTCACGCGCAGCAGCACATTTTATTTCCAAGCTTCTGGTGTTAAATCCCCAACAACGCCTTCCGCTGGATCAAGTATTTCTACATCCTTGGGTTGCCGCACACATTAAATAA
- the LOC105223339 gene encoding uncharacterized protein LOC105223339 isoform X2 codes for MNPDPTIRKVVQVAEQAQQPLHVPVVVGNQCFIITQQDIRRIEDSRLYSYNKLNGKGEVVPMDTMDSNNASINPCSIGFLSDLVGRACNITAAMQQQQQQQQATQMAMTMPDLLAYNQAQYIQSAGYSPVSATLQQQLDWSKACDTMPTQASMHPLHHTSATSTTEIARAQCVPQTPSSKSHCCTRGCNTMDIGPSLSPNSQAPPITSSATCLCARQQAKQRKMIQFQL; via the exons ATGAATCCAGATCCAACTATACGAAAAGTCGTACAAGTGGCGGAGCAAGCACAACAGCCTTTACATG TGCCCGTGGTCGTCGGCAACCAATGTTTTATAATCACACAGCAGGATATCCGGAGAATTGAAGATTCTCGTCTATATTCTTACAATAAATTGAATGGAAAGG GCGAAGTAGTCCCAATGGATACCATGGATTCCAAT AACGCGTCTATTAATCCATGTAGTATAGGATTTTTGTCGGATCTAGTCGGACGTGCCTGCAATATAACTGCAGcaatgcagcagcagcaacagcaacaacaggcTACTCAAATGGCAATGACAATGCCCGATTTGCTGGCATACAACCAGGCACAATATATACAAAGTGCAGGTTATTCACCGGTTTCAGCAACGCTACAGCAACAGTTGGATTGGTCGAAAGCTTGCGACACTATGCCGACACAAGCTTCCATG CATCCCCTGCACCATACTTCGGCCACATCGACAACGGAGATTGCGCGAGCTCAGTGCGTTCCCCAAACACCCTCTTCGAAAAGCCATTGTTGCACACGCGGTTGCAACACCATGGATATTGGTCCCAGCTTATCACCGAATTCGCAAGCACCTCCCATCACAAGTTCGGCCACTTGTTTGTGCGCACGTCAACAGGCGAAACAACGTAAAATGATACAATTTCAACTCTAA
- the LOC105223339 gene encoding uncharacterized protein LOC105223339 isoform X1, producing the protein MNPDPTIRKVVQVAEQAQQPLHVPVVVGNQCFIITQQDIRRIEDSRLYSYNKLNGKGEVVPMDTMDSNVSGHDALLACIRQLTQFQQNASINPCSIGFLSDLVGRACNITAAMQQQQQQQQATQMAMTMPDLLAYNQAQYIQSAGYSPVSATLQQQLDWSKACDTMPTQASMHPLHHTSATSTTEIARAQCVPQTPSSKSHCCTRGCNTMDIGPSLSPNSQAPPITSSATCLCARQQAKQRKMIQFQL; encoded by the exons ATGAATCCAGATCCAACTATACGAAAAGTCGTACAAGTGGCGGAGCAAGCACAACAGCCTTTACATG TGCCCGTGGTCGTCGGCAACCAATGTTTTATAATCACACAGCAGGATATCCGGAGAATTGAAGATTCTCGTCTATATTCTTACAATAAATTGAATGGAAAGG GCGAAGTAGTCCCAATGGATACCATGGATTCCAATGTAAGTGGACATGATGCTTTGTTGGCCTGTATCCGTCAGTTAACACAATTTCAGCAGAACGCGTCTATTAATCCATGTAGTATAGGATTTTTGTCGGATCTAGTCGGACGTGCCTGCAATATAACTGCAGcaatgcagcagcagcaacagcaacaacaggcTACTCAAATGGCAATGACAATGCCCGATTTGCTGGCATACAACCAGGCACAATATATACAAAGTGCAGGTTATTCACCGGTTTCAGCAACGCTACAGCAACAGTTGGATTGGTCGAAAGCTTGCGACACTATGCCGACACAAGCTTCCATG CATCCCCTGCACCATACTTCGGCCACATCGACAACGGAGATTGCGCGAGCTCAGTGCGTTCCCCAAACACCCTCTTCGAAAAGCCATTGTTGCACACGCGGTTGCAACACCATGGATATTGGTCCCAGCTTATCACCGAATTCGCAAGCACCTCCCATCACAAGTTCGGCCACTTGTTTGTGCGCACGTCAACAGGCGAAACAACGTAAAATGATACAATTTCAACTCTAA